The genomic DNA CCGCCATCACGAGGCGATCGCCCGCGCGCGCATTGAAGCTCGACAGCAGCCGGCACGCGCGCCCGATGATCGATACCGCGAGCTGCGGTTGCGCGCTACGCGTATTGCTGTGGCCGCCGACCACCGGCACGCCGTACGCGGACGAGGCGGCGGCGATGCCCGCGAGCATGTCGCGCGCTCGCGCGGAGCCGTCGCTCCAGAGCGCATCGACGACGGCGAGCGGCCGTCCGCCCATCGCGTAGATATCGCTGACGTTGACCATCACGCTGCTATAGCCGGCGAACCACGGCATCGCTTCGACGAAATCGCTGACGAGCCCTTCGATGGCAAACAGCAGATAACCGTCGCGATCCGTGATGGCCGCGCAATCGTCGCCGACCGCCACCGCCTGGCCGAGCGCGGCGACGCCGCCCGGCAAGCGCTCGGACAGTGACGCGACCACCTCGGCGATATCGGTCTTGTGGCGAAAGCCGCGGCTCTCGCGCAGTCGTTGCACCAGCGCGTCGAGGCTCATGAACGCCCCCGCGCTCCGGACGTGACGAACCCGCTTTCGGGGGTGTGGCACGGCGGATACCAGGCGAGGTCCGCCTGCATCCGATGATGACGCCGGCCGAATAGCGTCTCTTCGGCGACCGTTTGCCAATGCAGGCGCCGGAACAATGGCACGTTCTGACCTTGCACATGCGCAAGAAACGTGTCGCAGCCGAGTGCATGTGCGCTGCAAACGGCGAGCCGGATCAGCGTCGAACCGAGCCGTCCGTGCGAACGGAACGCCGCATGGACCGCGAGGCGCGAGCCGAGCCACTCGCGCGGCGCGGTCTCGTGAATCCGCACGGTGCCGACTACCTGCTCGGGCATGCCGGCGACGCAGCTCAGCGCGACGAGCAGCTTTGCGTGACCGTCGATTTCATCGCGATCGTCGCCGACGAAAATGCCCTGCTCGATGCAGAACACGGCGCGCCGCAGCGCATACGCGCCGTCGCTTTCCCACGGCAGCGTCGCCCACTTGATGCGATATTCGGCCGGCGTGAATTCGAGCGGCGGCGCGGCGTCGGCCAGATCGAAAGTGTCGCAATACATGGCTCAGGCCTCGTACGATGCAAGCGACGAACACGCGCCGCATTTGCCGCAACCGGCCTTGATATCGGTGGAACGCATCCGCGCGGCGCCCAGCATCGCACCGAGCGGCGCGAGGATCGACTTCATGAATTCCGGAGTCGGTGCGGGGTGATCTTCGAGCGGCGTGCCGCTGATCGGCACGAACGGCACGACGAACGGATAGACGCCGAGTGCGATCAGTTCGCGCGACATCGACAAAATTGCGTCCGCGCTGTCGCCGAGGCCCGCGAGAATATACGTGCTGACCTGGCCGCGGCCGAACACCGCGACGGCGGCGCGGAACGCTTCCATGTAGCGCGACACCGGCACGCTCGCCTTGCCGGGCATGATGCGTTCGCGAACCGCCGGCGTAACTGCTTCGAGATGCATGCCGAGCGTGTCGATGCCGCTTGCCTTCATCCGCTCGAACCAGCGGTCGTCGTCGGGCGGCTCGCATTGCGCCTGGATCGGCAGGTCGACCGCCGCCTTGATCGCAAAGGCGCTTTCGCAGAGAATCTGCGCGCCGCGATCGGGCGTCGGCGGTGTCCCGGTGGTCAGCACCATATGTTTGACGCCATCGAGCAGCACCGCGGCGCGTGCGACTTCGGCAAGCTGCTCCGGTGTCTTGCGCGCAATCGTGCGGCCTGCCGCAAGCGACTGGCCGATCGCGCAGAACTTGCAGCTTTTCTTGCGACTTTCGTAGCGAATACAGGTTTGCAGTACCGTCGTTGCGAGCACGTCGGCGCCGTGCAGCGTCGCGATGTGCGAGTAGGGCACGCCGTCGAGCGTTTGCAGCCGCGTGAAACGCGGCGCTTGCGCAAAGCTGACGGTCGCGATCGGAATCGTGCCGCGCATCAGCGTGCTCGCACCGGACGCGTCCGGCGCGCCGGCGACAAACGGCGAATCCCACGCGGAACTCGTATGGACCGGCACCATGATCGTCACGCCGTCGACGATCACCGCCTTGTGATCGGACGGACCCGCGCCGCCGCGACGGCTCGCGGCGCCCGCGTGTGGGTCGATGAGCCGCAGGCCGGTTGATTGCAGTTCGGTGCGCAGGTCCATCATGCGCTGCTCACCGGCGTGCGCATCAACCGGCGACAGGTTCGTGCTGGCGTTCATGCCGGCCTCCTGATGTGGGATCGGTAGTCGCGGTTAGCGGCTCGGCGGATGCGGCGGGTTGCATCGGATCCGATGCGGGTTCAAATGCCGGTTCACGCGCGGGCTCAAATGCGGCGGCGGCAGCCATCGGCATCGAGGTCACCGCCGGGCGGTCGTTGATGGCGAGGCTCAGCAATTCGGGCCGCGCGTAGTGGCCGACCGAATCCATCATCCGTTTGCGCTTGGTGATCAGCGCCATATCGAGGTCCGCGATCACCATGCCTTCGCCCTCGCGCAGCGGCTCCGCTAGATGCTGGCCTTCGGGCGACACGATCGCCGTATGGCAGCCGCCGCGCAGCGCTTTTTGCAGCTTCGGATCGGCCGTCACCGATTCGATCTGCGCGTCGCTTAGCCATCCCGTCGAATTGACGACGAAGCAGCCAGATTCGAGCGCATGGTGGCGGATCGTCACATCGATCTGCTCGGCGAAAATCGGCCCGACAAGCGAACCGGGGAACTGGCTGCAGTGGATTTCCTCGTGCTGGGTCATCAGCGCATAGCGCGCGAGCGGGTTGTAGTGCTCCCAGCACGCTAGCGCCCCGACGCGCGCATAGTCGGTCTGCACCACCTTCAGGCCGGCCGCGTCGCCCTGGCCCCAGATCATCCGCTCGTGAAACGTCGGCGTGAGCTTGCGGCGCTTGAGCGCGAGGCGGCCGTCCGTGTCGAACACGAGCTGCGTGTTGTACAGACTGCCGTAATCGCGCTCGTTCACGCCGAGCACGACGACCATGCGGTGGCGCCGCGCGCGTTCCGCGACTGCCTGCGTGACAGGGCCCGGCACCGCCACCGCGAGCTCGTACAGGCGCATGTGATCGGCGCCCGACGCAACCGGTGGACGCACGAACGAAAAGTACGGGTAGTACGGCACGAACGTCTCGGGAAAGACGGCGAGCTGCACGCCTTTCGCCGCGGCTTCGTCGAGCGCGTCGCACACCTTGTCGAGCGTGCCGCCGGGCCGCTCCAACTCGGGCGCGATCTGCACCGCCGCCGCACGAATGATTCGCTGGTCGGACATGAAGGTACCCGGCTTGGTTAGACGGTCCACGTATGGATGATCAGTGCGTCTTCCTTGCGATGCAGCAGCTGGAGATCGAGCACGTCGAGCGGGTTGATCGGGCGGATGCCTTCGATCAGCGACGCTTCGCCGTGGCCGTACAGCGCCTGCAAGGCGAAACGGCACGCATAGACCTTGCCGCCTTCTTCCATGAACTTCATCAGTTGCTTGTTGAAGTTCAGATGGCCGGGAAACGCTTCGTCGCCGAGTGTCGGAAAGCCGCGCTGCAGACCGAGCGTGACGCCCGGGCCGTAGAGCAGCACCGATGTATCGAAGCCCTTGCGCTGCAGACGCGTGGCTTGCAGCAGGTTGACGAAACCGATCGAGCCTTCGAATGCGACCGTATGAAACGTGACGAGCGCCTTTTCACCGGGTTCGGCTTTGACGTCGGGAAAAACCTTCTCTTCATAGTCGACCAGATAATCGCCTTTCTGATGCAACGGTTGCGTGACGGCAGGCATGGCGCGCTCTCCAGTAAATCGCGTGAGGAATCGAATGAATGAATCGGTCCGCATGAATGTGCGGGCCGGCGCGCTTCATTACGCAACGGCTATGCCAATTTCCGGCGCGGTTCATGCAATCAATTGCCGATCAATCAGCGCCGAAACGTTCGAACGACCCGAAAATTTCTTCGCGACGCTTGCTGGATGGGGCTGTGCGGCTGATTGCACCGATTGCGCGCGCACCGTCTCAGCGCAGCGGCGAGTCGCGCTGTGCGTGCCCGTGGTGCGCGACATCCCGCGGACGTGCACTGATGCGATCAATGCAATCAGGACGCGCGGTGGTTCAAAGAAAATTGTTTTCCGGTGAGGACGTCGTGTTACTTTTTAGCGACCGTTGCGCGACCCGTTAAGGAATGCATATCGTGGACAGTCTCACGCATCACTGGCTGAAGCGGCTGACTGAAAGCCGTAAGCCCGCCTATCTCGTGATTCCGGATCTGATCGAGGAAGACCTCGCGAGCGGGCGTTTGCGCCCGCGCGACCGTCTGCCAGGGCTGCGCGATCTGGCGTGCGCGCTGCAGCTGAACTACACGACGATCGCGCGCGCCTATGCGGAGGCGCGCAAGCGGGGGCTGCTCGATGCACGCGCGGGCAGCGGCACGTTCGTGCGAGGCCGCACGCAGACCTTGCCGCTTGCGGGCGGCAGCAGCGTCGAGATGTCGATGAACATGCCGCCTGAGCCGCCTGAACTGGTTGCGCGCCTGCGCGATTCGGCATCCCGGCTTTTTGCGCAGGCCGATCCGTACCGGCTGCTGCGCTATCAGGATTTTGGCGGCACGCCGGATGACCGCGCTGCGGGGCGCACGTGGCTCAAGGACAGGCTGCCCGATTGCACGGAAGACACGGTGCTCGTCTGCCCGGGCATTCATAGCGCGCTGGTGGCGCTCGTGTCGCAACTCGCGCGGCCCGGCGAAACGATCTGCCTCGATACGCTCGCCTATCCGGGCATCAAGGCGATTGCGTCGCAACTGGGCGTGCGCCTGCAACCGCTGCCGCGCGACGACGAAGGACCGTTGCCGCACGCGTTCGAAGCGCTCTGCAAGAGTGAAAAGCCCGGTGCGTTCTATTGCAATCCGACCTTGCAGAATCCGAGCACGTTGACGCTGTCAACGCAGCGGCGCGAAGCGCTCGCGGACGTCGCATTGCGCTACAGCGTGCCGATCGTCGAAGACGATGCATACGGCTGGCTGCCGGCACGCAAGCCGATCGCACTGGCAACGCTTGCACCGGATCTGACCTACTACGTGACCGGATTCTCGAAGACGTTCGGAGCGGGGCTACGTGTCGCCTATCTCCGTGCGCCGAATGCGCGGCAGGCACAGCGCGTGTCGGGTGCATTACGCGCAACCACCGTGATGCCCAGTCCCTTCACGGTGATGCTCGCGACGCAGTGGGTCAACGACGGCACCGCGCACGAAATGCTATCGGCGATCCGCGGCGAAGCGAATGCGCGTCAAGACATCGCGGCGGAAGAGCTCGACGAGTGGCGCTATGATGCGCAGAGCGACGGCTTTCATCTGTGGCTCGGCATTCCTTCGTACTGCAACTGGAGCGCGCCGGAGCTTGCGCTGCAACTGCGCAACCAGGGCGTGGGCACGGTGGCGGGCGCGGCGTTTTCGACCGACGGCAATCCGCCCAATGCGATTCGCGTGTGTCTCGGCGGCCCTCAAGATCGCGACGACTGCCGCGAGGCGCTGAAACGCGTCGCCGAAACGCTCAGCAATCCGCATCATCTGCGTATTCCGATGATGTGATCTGACTGAAAATCCTCAACCACACCCGGACCCTGCTGCCGACGCAATACAAAACTCGTACTGGCGTTTTCAACGTCGGTCGAAAAAAGCACGTCATTGACTGCCGTTGGCCGTGCCCCACGTCGCTCCGCTCGTAACCACATAACTACAGCGGCTGGTTACAACTTAGCAGCGCTTCGTTGTATCGCCACGCACTTGATTTCGGCTAGTAAGCCGGGATGTGCAAGCTCCGATACCCCGATCGCAGTCCAAGCACACTTTCCACGCGGAAAAACGCGGTTCTTCACCTCGCGGAAGACCGACATGTGTACGCTCATTTGTACGTGGTAAGTCGTCATCTCGACAACGTCCTCAAACGTACAGCCTGCCGCATCTCTAAAGCGGCCATCCGTCGCATCCGACCGAATGTCTTCGATTGGCCGATCAGTGACGATAGACTTCAAATAGCCATGAGGAACTCTGGCTGCAATATTTGACCAAGCCGCGCTTTCTGCCAGCACGGAATCCGGCCTGCTCAAAGAAACGGTGCGCATGAATGCAATGCGTCGAGCTAAGGAGGATCATCTTCGAGCAATCCGATTCTTTGCAAAACCTTTCAGCCTCCGGCCGCAACGCATGCCCGATGCCATTTCCCCTCCATCCCTTCTGAACGGTGAGATTTTCCACGACTGCGAAGGGCTGTCGAGCATACATCGCGTCCGCACAAAGACAGACCAGCACGTCCCACGAACCTGATTGCCAATCTCGCAAGCCAGGAGCCGAAAGCGTGCGACCGGCTCAAGGGTATGGATCTGGGACGGTGTGACACACCCGTTGTCGTCAAATTGCTTTCGATGCTTCAAGCACTTCAGCGTCGCACAGTCGAACTGGAATACGTAGCGTGATCGACGTGTTTTGCTCCTCATGAGCCCAAGGTCACTCATCGGGAGTGGCAGGGGCGCGCATATCTTGTTGGTGAAACGGGTGATGCGCAAACAGCAGAGTTACATCAATGGCAAATATCGACAGCGCCCAGGCTTCGTCAGATCCGCACGAGCTATTCGGCATCGGCAAAGACGATGCCAGGATGTTCAGGTTGATCTTCGGCTCCAACGCGTCGCAGATCCTTCGCCGGTTGCGTACATTGGCTATCGCCAGGCTTCAGCGAGTCACTGACTACCATGGGGTAACTTTAGCGAAGCGATCAGGACGGGCGCGCAGCACCGCTGTGACAAGCCTAACCGGGGACGCGCTCCATGTCTAAACTGAAACGCCGCCATTTCGTCTTTGGGGCGGCGGTTGCCGCCGGTGCACTGATCATCGGTTGGGCTGCGTTACCGGCTCGGCAACGGCTTATGCCGGACAGTCCACTCCCTACCGCGGCCGGGCAATATGCCCTGAATGGTTGGGTCAAGATTTCGGACGACGGCACGATCACGGTCGTGATGGCGCAGGTTGAAATGGGCCAGGGCGCGCAAACCGGACTCGCCATGCTGCTCGCCGACGAGATGGATGCTGACTGGGCGCGCGTGAAGCTCGAGCCGTCCACATACGACCGCATCTACAACAACCAGGCCGCCATCGTCGATGAACTGCCTTTCAGACCCGATGATCACAGCATCGTCAAACGCGTGTCCGGTCACCTCGCACGGCGGATCTTGCGCGAAATCCCCGGTCTGCAGGGCACTGGCGGCTCATCAAGCATCGCGGACCAGTGGCTGCCGATGCGCGAAGCTGGCGCGGCCGCACGCGCGATGCTGGTGGCCGCTGCCGCATCCCGCTGGCAGGTGCCAGCAGACAGCTGTACGGTCGCGCTTGGCGTAGTACGGCATCCGTCCGGCAGGGATGCGTCGTTTGGCGAACTTGCGGCCTCTGCAGCGCATATGCCGGTGCCCCACAACGTCAAGCTGAAAAACGTCACCGATTTCCGTCTGATCGGTCAGCCGGTGCGGCGACTCGACAATGCGGCCAAGCTGGACGGCTCGGCGCGATTCGGCATCGACTCTGTGCCGCCAGGCCTCCTCTATGCAAGCATCCTCATGTGCCCAACGCTCGGCGGACGTGTGGCGCGCTTCGACGGGAGCGCGGCAAAGGCGCTGCGCGGCGTCAGGCATATCGTCGCGCTCGAACCGGTACCCGGTGGTCTCGGTAGCACCGGAGCCACGTCCGGGGGCGTTGCTGTTATTGCAGATACGCCCTTTCACGCAATACAGGCGCTCGACCACATCTCAGTCGAATGGGATCATGGCGCGGCGTACACGCAGTCCAGCCGTGCGATCGACGTCGCGCTGACTCACGCGCTCAACAACGGCGATGGCAAAACCCATTTCGAAGCCGGCGACGTGAAGAACGCGCTGGCATCGGCTACGCAAACCATTAGCGCCGAATATCTCGTGCCGCTGCTCGCGCATGCCGCGATGGAGCCGATGAACTGCACGGTCCAGTTCAAGGATGGCCGCGCGACGGTGTGGGCCGGAACGCAGACACAGGGATTCGCGCGTAGGGCCGCCGCTAAGGCTCTCGGAATCGACACCGACCGTGTCGACCTTCGCGTGCCGTTCATCGGCGGCGGATTCGGCCGCCGCCACATCTCCGATGTGATCGTACAGGCCGCCTGGCTCGCGCGTCTGACTGACGGCGCGCCGGTCCAGTTGCTCTGGACGCGTGAGCAAGACATGACGCACGACTACTATCGGCCCGCGTATCTGTCGCGTTGCACGGCGGGCTTCGATTCCACAAGGCGGCTTATCGTATGGCACGTCACATCGGCGGGATCGAGCATGGGGGCGCCGTCATTTCTCGATGCGTCGACCGAAGGTGCGTTTGACACTGCTTACGCATTTCCGAACGCGCGCGTTGCGCACCAGACCGTCGAGCCGGGAATCCCGCTGGGAATCTGGCGTTCCGTCAACCACTCGCAAAACGGCTTCTTCACCGAGAGCTTCATCGACGAATGTGCTGCCGCCGCACAGCGCGACCCGATTGCATTCCGAGCCGATCTGTTGCGTGACGACGAGCGACATCTGCATGTGCTGCGACGAGTCGCCGAACTTTCGCAATGGAACGCTCCGCTTGCAGCAGCGTCCGATGGCACGCCGCGCGCGCGTGGCGTTGCAATACACCGTAGCTTCGGCACGATCGTCGCGCAGGTGGCTGAGGTATCGGTCACATCGAATCAGCAGATTCGCGTGCATCGTATCGTGTGCGTGGTCGACTGCGGGATGCCGGTGAACCCCAATCTGATACGCCAGCAAATGGAGGGGGCAATTGTGTTCGGACTCTCGGCTGCGCTACATGGCGAGATCACTGTCGAAAACGGCACAGTACAACAGCGCAATTTCGATGGTTACGCGCCGGTGCGCATGGACGAGTGCCCGCAAATCGACGTCGACATCGTGCCCAGCACACTTGCGCCGGGTGGCGTCGGCGAACCGGGCACGCCACCTGTCGCTCCCGCTGTGGCCAACGCATTATTCGCCCTGACCGGTCAGCGGCTCCGTAGTCTGCCGCTGCGGCTGGCCTGATACCCCACGAAATCACTGCCCATGACGATCATACTGAACATCAACGGTGCCGACGTACCGGTCGATGCCGAGGCGGATACGCCGCTACTTTGGGTCTTGCGCGGCGAATTGAAACTCACCGGCACGAAATTTGGCTGTGGCCGGGGACTGTGCGGCGCATGCACCGTCCATCTGGACGATAAGGCCGTACGCTCCTGCGTCCTGCCGCTTTCCAAAATTGGCAGCGGTCAGCGCATCACAACCATCGAAGGATTGCATGGCGTCGAAGCGGACGCGCTGCGTGCGGCATGGACCGAGGTCGATGTCGTTCAATGCGGCTATTGCCAGAGCGGACAACTCATGTCCGCATGGGCGTTGCTTAGGTTCAACCGTCATCCAGCGGCGGCCGATGTGAATGCCGCTATGCGCGGCAATATTTGTCGATGCGGCACCTACCCGCGCATTCGCCGCGCCATCGACATCGCCGCTTCCAGGCTGCAAAAACGGGAACCCGATCTATAGTACGGTCCGGTTCCCGCCCTGTGCAAATGAAGCCGTGCTCATCTCGCTCCAGTTCAATGGGCAACCAGTTGTTCTTTGCCTTTGCTCCAATCATCAGGAATAGCGCGTCGGCGGTTCGAGTGCGGGCCTGACCAGTAACCTTCACGCATTCACTTTCGTGCGCGCGCAAGCAGATGATCGATCGAGATCGCGCCTGGGCCATAAGCCGCGATACCCAGCGCCATGGCCGCCCACGTGATGTGAATCGGCCAGCCGTCCGGCACCGTCAGTTCGATCACGCACGTCATCAGCAACAGGCCCACGGCTGCGAAGCGCGTGCCTAAACCCAGCACCAGCAGCACCGGAAACCCCACCTCGCCGCACGCAGAAAGGAACGCCACGACGGCCGGCTCGGGAAACGAAAAGGGGCCACCAGGAAGATGCAGTTTGAACTCGTCCGTGAACAGATCGATCGCCGTGTCGTTCAGCTGCAAAAACCCGTGCCATTTCAGAATGCCCGACCTCCAGAACGGCACGGCCAGCGCCAGCCGCAACACCAGTTGCGTCAGCCATGGCCGGGCCAGTTGTGAAATGCAACGGCTGGCACAGTTGATCCCGGTGGCAAGGGTACCGGCTAGCGCTGGCGGCGCGTCTTGTCTGCCCGACATCGTCATCATTCTCCAGGTGAAATGGCGCTGAACACGCCTGATGCAATCATCCCCGCCAGATTGGCAGGGATGTCGAAAGATGGCGCGTCGTCAAATGCCGCCGCTGCAGCGACGCCCAACGGCTCGCCGTCGATGAGACTGTTCAGAAACACCGCTGCCCCTTCGGGCAAGCGGGACACCAGCACGTCCTGTGCGGACCTGGTCACGAGCGCGTCTTCGCTGTCGCTCGAACACAGTGGCTCGACCGGGCCGTCCTGCCGGTTCATCGCGAAGATCGCGACCGCCGGATACGCGGAGCGCACAATCCGCGCAGCCGGATGCGGTGTGAAACACAGGCCGCCCAGCCGCTCGGGATCGATTTTCGCGAACATCTGCGCCGCCAACACGGGCCGGTCGGCGGCGTGATACGCGTCCAGCCACGCGCGCTCGATGCGCGCCACGTCCGCGAGCCACGGCATCTGCTGCGCGTATTCGTAGGCTTCGATAAAGCCGGGAAAGCCGCGGCCGTATTCGAACAGCAGTGGCGAAACCGGCGGCGTGGCGCGCACGTAGGAACGCGCCATCGCGCGGAAGAACTCGCTGCCGGTGATGCGCTGAACTGCAGGATAGATTGCGGCAACGGCGTCGATCAGACTGACCGTCACGTTGTTGCGGTAGACGTCGTAACGCTTGACTACGCCTTTTCCGGCATCGGCGATGAGCTGTGCGGGCGGCACCACTGACGGGTCCGTCAAGCCGCTCGCGAATGCCGTGGCGAAATCGTTGGCTTCCGTGGAGCGCGGTTGCGCGCGGTCTTCACGCTTCATCGTCCATGTCCGCGGTGGCGGGAAGGCGATGTCTTTCCATCCGCTGCATGGCAGCCCGTGCCTCGCTGCGTAGTACAGACCATGCGGGCAGGCTGCTGTCCCATTCGATTAACGTCGCGGTAGGCCCGATGCGGGCGATTACCTCTTCGTATAGCGTCCATACCGGATCGGCGACGGCGCAATCGTGACTGTCGATCAACAACGGTTCGTCTTCGTCGTCGCGCTGCCTGCTATGGCCCGCGAGATGTATCTCGCCGACACTGGCGAGCGGCAACTGCTCGAGATAAGCCCGCGCCGAATAGCCGTGATTGGTGGCAGACACAAATACATTGTTGATATCCAGCAGAAGCCCGCAGCCCGTGCGGCGTACGATCTCCGCGATAAAGTCGGCCTCGCTCATCGTCGACGAATCGAATGCGACGTATGTGGACGGATTTTCCAGCAGCAGTGGTCGCCGGATCGCCTCCTGCACTTCGTCGATGTGCTCGCACACGCGGGCCAGCGTCTGGGCAGAATACGGCAGGGGCAGCAGATCGTTATAGAAGGTTCCGGCGTGCGTCGACCATGCAAGATGCTCGGAAACCAGCATGGGCTCATAGCGCGCAACCAGTTCGCGAAAGCGCGCAAGGTGTACGCCGTTCAGCGGCTCGTTAGCGCCGATCGACATGCATACGCCATGAATCGAAATCGGATACGCGTCGCGGATTGCCGCGATCGCGCGATGCGGTGGGCCACCTGCGCCCATATAGTTTTCTGCGTGAACTTCGAAAAACAGGCCATCTTCGACACCGTCGGCCAGAATCGCCGCGCGGTGCTCATGCTTGAAACTGGTGCCAGCAAGCAAAGTGTGTTGCGGCATCATGCGACAGGGATCATTAGCTGCAGCCACCGTCACGATACGGTACGGTTCAGATCGCTCAAGACAGCCCCCGTCTTTCCGCCGCGGATTACGACTTGATCGGCGTCAGCGAACCATGGCCACCGCCCGGCACCGAAATTTTGGTGCATGTGCCGCCTTGCACGAACTTCCACGAATTGGGCTGAAAGTCCGTCGTCGACGTACCCTGGCAGGTCGTGCCCGGGCCAGCGGCGCAATCGTTCTGGCCTTTGAGCGCGACGCCGAAGCACTTTTCCTTGTGAGCAGCGACAGCCGCCTTGGCTTCCGCGTCGGTCAACGGCGCAGCGTGCGCAGCGGACGCAAGCAGGCTAGCCAATGCGCTTGCAAGGAGGGCGGAACTAACAGCAGTCTTCTTTGCAGACATCAAAACTTCCCCTTAACGTAAAGGTCCAACATTGAGATGGATGCTAGTCGTATTGCCGGGAGCAACTATGTGAATCCACCGCGCACGATGCTCAAAAAGCGACTCACCAAGACCGACGAGGGAAGACTCATTTCGCAGCGCCTTCAATCACCTTCGCCGGGTGGAACGACGTATCAATGGCTCCCCAACAAGCCAGACAGCGCCGGCTGTGTACTATAAATCACGCACCCACGTGTCGCCTTACCTCTTCGTCTCGTTTACTTGATCTATCGTACGATCGCCGGCACGGACGATAACCAACGCGCGCTCTCGCATGGGGATGTCCTTCTGCACCCCATATGGCGACTGAGCGGCGCGATGGAGGCACTGCAAGAAGTTAGATTCGATCGCACCGGGAAAAATGAAGCGGCAACGCGCAGCGCGACTGGACGTCGATCAGTCGGCGACTGAGTCGACACGCGAATGTGCTCTGGTGGGAATGTATTCTGCACTCGACTGCGCGCCTGCGACCGGAGGCCTTCATGTGAGCGACATCGGAAGACTTATGGCTCGCGTTAAACAAAGGAATAGCAGGCAACGTCTCAACGTTATACGAAGGGTAGTGACGCAGGGCTATCGCGGTCTCCATAAGCGTGACACATCGTCACTTCAGCAGTGCCTGTAAGCGAAGCGTCCTGTACGACCACTTTGACGAAATGGTGAACGATGGAACCAGCGATAGATCCCGGCGTAACCGGCAACTCCCAGGATGCGCGTCGGATTCTGCAACGAACCAGAGGGAAAGCCACGGGATCGATTACCCGGCTGGCCAGCCCATCGGATATAGGACGATTGATCAAGCCGTTCGTATTCCTGGACTATATCGACGTTAAATCGCCGATCGAGGTCAACGGTCCCCTGCACCCCCATTCGGGCATCGCAACGCTCACGGCGCTCGTGGAAGGATCGTTCCATCATCAAGACAGCAAGGGGCAGCCGAAATCAATGAAGGCCGGCGGCA from Paraburkholderia edwinii includes the following:
- a CDS encoding sll0787 family AIR synthase-like protein, which codes for MSLDALVQRLRESRGFRHKTDIAEVVASLSERLPGGVAALGQAVAVGDDCAAITDRDGYLLFAIEGLVSDFVEAMPWFAGYSSVMVNVSDIYAMGGRPLAVVDALWSDGSARARDMLAGIAAASSAYGVPVVGGHSNTRSAQPQLAVSIIGRACRLLSSFNARAGDRLVMAVDLRGRFEDPYPFWNASVGAPAERLRADLELLPMLAESGLCDAAKDISMAGALGTSLMLLECSGVGARIDLDAIPCPDGVDFERWLSAFPSFGFVLSVRKPQVETVLARFRERGLACAAIGTVDASHEVVVTQNDHAALLWNFANSPFIGAPSNQAANAPAADAPHKEPA
- a CDS encoding MSMEG_0567/Sll0786 family nitrogen starvation N-acetyltransferase, which codes for MYCDTFDLADAAPPLEFTPAEYRIKWATLPWESDGAYALRRAVFCIEQGIFVGDDRDEIDGHAKLLVALSCVAGMPEQVVGTVRIHETAPREWLGSRLAVHAAFRSHGRLGSTLIRLAVCSAHALGCDTFLAHVQGQNVPLFRRLHWQTVAEETLFGRRHHRMQADLAWYPPCHTPESGFVTSGARGRS
- a CDS encoding MSMEG_0568 family radical SAM protein, with the protein product MNASTNLSPVDAHAGEQRMMDLRTELQSTGLRLIDPHAGAASRRGGAGPSDHKAVIVDGVTIMVPVHTSSAWDSPFVAGAPDASGASTLMRGTIPIATVSFAQAPRFTRLQTLDGVPYSHIATLHGADVLATTVLQTCIRYESRKKSCKFCAIGQSLAAGRTIARKTPEQLAEVARAAVLLDGVKHMVLTTGTPPTPDRGAQILCESAFAIKAAVDLPIQAQCEPPDDDRWFERMKASGIDTLGMHLEAVTPAVRERIMPGKASVPVSRYMEAFRAAVAVFGRGQVSTYILAGLGDSADAILSMSRELIALGVYPFVVPFVPISGTPLEDHPAPTPEFMKSILAPLGAMLGAARMRSTDIKAGCGKCGACSSLASYEA
- a CDS encoding Nit6803 family nitrilase: MSDQRIIRAAAVQIAPELERPGGTLDKVCDALDEAAAKGVQLAVFPETFVPYYPYFSFVRPPVASGADHMRLYELAVAVPGPVTQAVAERARRHRMVVVLGVNERDYGSLYNTQLVFDTDGRLALKRRKLTPTFHERMIWGQGDAAGLKVVQTDYARVGALACWEHYNPLARYALMTQHEEIHCSQFPGSLVGPIFAEQIDVTIRHHALESGCFVVNSTGWLSDAQIESVTADPKLQKALRGGCHTAIVSPEGQHLAEPLREGEGMVIADLDMALITKRKRMMDSVGHYARPELLSLAINDRPAVTSMPMAAAAAFEPAREPAFEPASDPMQPAASAEPLTATTDPTSGGRHERQHEPVAG
- a CDS encoding MSMEG_0572/Sll0783 family nitrogen starvation response protein, yielding MPAVTQPLHQKGDYLVDYEEKVFPDVKAEPGEKALVTFHTVAFEGSIGFVNLLQATRLQRKGFDTSVLLYGPGVTLGLQRGFPTLGDEAFPGHLNFNKQLMKFMEEGGKVYACRFALQALYGHGEASLIEGIRPINPLDVLDLQLLHRKEDALIIHTWTV
- a CDS encoding PLP-dependent aminotransferase family protein, which produces MDSLTHHWLKRLTESRKPAYLVIPDLIEEDLASGRLRPRDRLPGLRDLACALQLNYTTIARAYAEARKRGLLDARAGSGTFVRGRTQTLPLAGGSSVEMSMNMPPEPPELVARLRDSASRLFAQADPYRLLRYQDFGGTPDDRAAGRTWLKDRLPDCTEDTVLVCPGIHSALVALVSQLARPGETICLDTLAYPGIKAIASQLGVRLQPLPRDDEGPLPHAFEALCKSEKPGAFYCNPTLQNPSTLTLSTQRREALADVALRYSVPIVEDDAYGWLPARKPIALATLAPDLTYYVTGFSKTFGAGLRVAYLRAPNARQAQRVSGALRATTVMPSPFTVMLATQWVNDGTAHEMLSAIRGEANARQDIAAEELDEWRYDAQSDGFHLWLGIPSYCNWSAPELALQLRNQGVGTVAGAAFSTDGNPPNAIRVCLGGPQDRDDCREALKRVAETLSNPHHLRIPMM
- a CDS encoding Rid family hydrolase, with amino-acid sequence MRTVSLSRPDSVLAESAAWSNIAARVPHGYLKSIVTDRPIEDIRSDATDGRFRDAAGCTFEDVVEMTTYHVQMSVHMSVFREVKNRVFPRGKCAWTAIGVSELAHPGLLAEIKCVAIQRSAAKL
- a CDS encoding GNAT family N-acetyltransferase, encoding MYARQPFAVVENLTVQKGWRGNGIGHALRPEAERFCKESDCSKMILLSSTHCIHAHRFFEQAGFRAGRKRGLVKYCSQSSSWLFEVYRH